One stretch of Chryseobacterium indologenes DNA includes these proteins:
- a CDS encoding alpha/beta hydrolase: MSHILNIKTAGIPLRQAKKALIMVHGRGGSAQDILSLSQHLNVKEYAIVAPQALNHTWYPLSFMAPVEQNEPWLSSALEMVEETVQAVKDAGIATEDIYFFGFSQGACLTLEFLARNAQKFGGAVAIIGGVIGDKINRENYKGDFAGTPVLLGTSNPDFHVPVERVYATANILREMNAEVTEKVYANFGHSINQEEIELANSIVFK, encoded by the coding sequence ATGAGTCATATTTTAAATATAAAAACAGCAGGAATACCATTAAGGCAGGCTAAAAAAGCTTTGATTATGGTGCATGGAAGAGGCGGAAGTGCTCAGGATATTCTGAGCCTTTCACAACATTTGAATGTAAAAGAGTATGCCATAGTAGCTCCGCAGGCTTTGAATCATACCTGGTACCCATTATCATTTATGGCACCGGTAGAACAGAATGAGCCTTGGCTGTCATCAGCTTTGGAAATGGTTGAAGAAACAGTACAAGCCGTTAAAGATGCAGGAATTGCCACTGAAGATATTTACTTTTTCGGATTTTCCCAGGGAGCCTGTCTTACATTAGAATTTTTAGCCAGAAATGCCCAGAAGTTTGGTGGGGCTGTGGCTATTATTGGAGGCGTGATTGGTGATAAGATCAACCGTGAAAATTACAAAGGTGATTTTGCAGGAACTCCTGTTTTATTGGGAACCAGCAATCCGGATTTTCATGTGCCTGTAGAAAGAGTATATGCTACAGCCAATATTTTAAGAGAAATGAATGCTGAGGTAACGGAGAAAGTATATGCTAATTTCGGACATTCTATTAATCAGGAAGAAATTGAACTGGCCAATTCTATTGTATTTAAATAG
- a CDS encoding VOC family protein, which produces MNLITGLHHVTAITGNAQENIDFYTGVLGLRLVKKTVNFDYSDVYHFYFGDEYGAPGTIMTTFPYGKDLINGRHGKGMLNTTAFSVSMEALDYWMNRLDQFNIAYKQPQQRLSGEAFIYLEDFDGLGLELVFNDKDQRKGYYNGYIPKDYALKGIYHVEIWYDAYERTAALLTTQMDHKIISESPDRLRLGTEDLPGKYVDLLSTPSALKGLAGRGTVHHVAFATPDAQTQLEMVERLNAFGLEHTEVKDRKYFTSVYFKEPGGVLFEIATSGPGFDVDEEAAFLGEDLQLPQQFEKRRNRLVDVLPKINYPTENYR; this is translated from the coding sequence ATGAATCTTATCACAGGACTGCACCACGTAACAGCAATTACGGGTAATGCACAGGAAAATATAGACTTTTATACAGGCGTTTTAGGACTTCGTCTGGTTAAAAAAACGGTAAACTTTGATTATTCAGATGTGTATCATTTTTATTTCGGGGACGAATATGGAGCACCGGGAACTATCATGACCACTTTTCCTTATGGTAAAGACCTGATCAATGGAAGACACGGGAAAGGAATGCTGAATACTACTGCTTTTTCAGTATCCATGGAGGCATTGGATTACTGGATGAACCGTTTGGACCAGTTTAATATTGCTTATAAACAGCCCCAGCAAAGACTATCTGGAGAAGCTTTTATTTATCTTGAAGATTTTGATGGGTTAGGATTGGAACTCGTTTTTAATGATAAAGATCAAAGAAAAGGATATTATAACGGATATATCCCTAAAGATTATGCTTTAAAAGGGATTTACCATGTGGAAATCTGGTATGATGCTTATGAAAGAACTGCGGCCCTGTTAACAACTCAGATGGATCATAAGATTATTAGTGAAAGCCCTGACCGATTAAGATTAGGTACGGAAGATCTTCCGGGAAAGTATGTAGATCTTCTTTCTACTCCTAGTGCATTAAAAGGATTGGCTGGAAGAGGCACGGTGCACCATGTCGCTTTTGCAACGCCGGATGCCCAGACTCAGCTTGAAATGGTTGAAAGGCTCAATGCTTTTGGATTGGAACATACCGAAGTGAAAGACAGAAAATACTTTACCTCAGTCTATTTTAAAGAGCCAGGTGGGGTTTTGTTTGAGATTGCCACTTCAGGTCCGGGATTCGATGTGGATGAGGAAGCCGCATTTTTAGGAGAAGACCTACAATTACCCCAACAGTTTGAGAAACGGAGAAATCGTCTGGTAGATGTTCTTCCAAAGATCAATTATCCAACAGAAAATTACAGATAG
- a CDS encoding GNAT family N-acetyltransferase, with amino-acid sequence MERTEIVLEGRKGEIQLFSDDKKAGKMDISVIGKKLTVYHTEVDPEFEGKGFAKILLETLVSYARENDLKILPLCPFVHAQFKRHPEEYNDVWLREEV; translated from the coding sequence ATGGAAAGAACAGAAATCGTTTTAGAAGGAAGAAAAGGAGAAATCCAACTTTTTTCAGATGACAAAAAAGCCGGAAAAATGGATATTTCAGTGATTGGAAAGAAACTCACCGTATACCATACCGAAGTGGATCCCGAATTTGAAGGAAAAGGTTTTGCTAAAATATTATTGGAAACACTGGTTTCCTACGCAAGAGAAAATGATCTGAAAATATTACCGCTATGTCCGTTTGTACATGCTCAGTTCAAGCGCCATCCGGAAGAATATAATGATGTGTGGTTAAGAGAAGAAGTGTAA
- a CDS encoding ring-cleaving dioxygenase, translating to MDNRILGLHHITAIADNAKRNLDFYTQVLGVRMVKKTVNFDDPGTYHFYFGNETGTPGTILTFFPWEGIGQGTNGSGMATHIGYSVPKGSLEFWKNRLKSFNVNVEEGEIFGEKMIAFKDPDGLQLQFIEPAGDDNRKVWTTDDIKDENALKGFHNVTLTLKRAEPTIKVLTDLLGYDLQKQEGERYRFATDAIDTANLIDIIENDKTPTGRNAAGTNHHIAFRVKDDNVLMEYREKALSAGLSITPKINRDYFYSLYFREPGGVLFEIATDNPGFTVDEPLDELGLNLKLPAQYEGMRSKIEGVLPKLS from the coding sequence ATGGACAATAGAATATTAGGTCTGCATCATATCACTGCTATTGCAGACAACGCGAAAAGAAATTTAGATTTTTATACTCAGGTTTTAGGAGTAAGAATGGTAAAGAAAACCGTTAATTTTGATGATCCGGGAACTTATCATTTCTATTTCGGAAACGAAACCGGAACACCGGGCACAATCCTTACTTTCTTTCCCTGGGAAGGAATAGGACAAGGTACCAACGGAAGCGGAATGGCTACTCATATAGGATATTCAGTACCTAAAGGAAGCCTGGAGTTTTGGAAAAACCGTTTGAAAAGTTTCAACGTAAATGTAGAAGAAGGGGAGATCTTTGGTGAAAAAATGATTGCTTTTAAAGATCCGGACGGTCTTCAGTTACAGTTTATAGAACCAGCTGGAGATGATAACCGAAAAGTGTGGACAACCGATGATATCAAGGATGAAAATGCTTTAAAAGGATTTCATAATGTCACTTTAACCTTGAAAAGAGCAGAGCCTACCATCAAAGTTCTGACTGACCTTTTAGGCTATGATCTTCAGAAACAGGAAGGTGAACGATACAGATTTGCAACAGATGCAATTGATACAGCCAACCTTATTGATATTATTGAGAATGATAAAACTCCAACCGGAAGAAATGCTGCAGGAACCAATCATCACATTGCTTTCAGAGTGAAAGATGATAATGTTTTGATGGAATATCGTGAGAAAGCTTTATCTGCAGGATTAAGCATTACTCCAAAAATCAACAGAGATTATTTCTACTCATTGTATTTCCGTGAACCCGGCGGTGTTCTGTTTGAAATTGCAACTGATAATCCTGGATTCACAGTAGATGAACCTTTAGATGAACTGGGACTCAATTTAAAACTTCCAGCTCAATATGAAGGAATGCGAAGTAAAATTGAAGGTGTATTACCGAAGTTATCATAG
- a CDS encoding EamA family transporter yields the protein MSNSKNKWLVPLAFTNIYVIWGITFLAISFGLKGFPPFILSGLRFLVAGILMIGYLLSKGEKANSLINWKKNAITGVLILTGGTGLVAWGEQYVTASEAAISIATGPFWFIAIDRKNWKYYFSDKFIPIGLAIGFVGLVFFLKGSVNSHAAHAATDGHLRITAFVVLGLSSIAWVLGSLYSKKNPASQSTFMNIAQQLIVAGTAAFLIALFRGEWTDFSVSNVPISAWAGVLFLIFFGSIIAYLSYIWLLSVKPAALVSTHTYINPIVTVIAGWIVAHQSINGGQLYGLAIILLGVLLTNVTKYFKLSKRSKVKLRRVRRFFNRANKRYQPI from the coding sequence ATGAGCAATTCTAAAAACAAATGGCTGGTTCCATTGGCATTTACAAACATCTATGTAATATGGGGGATTACGTTTTTAGCTATTTCATTTGGCTTGAAAGGTTTTCCACCGTTCATTCTTTCGGGATTGAGATTTCTGGTCGCAGGAATTCTGATGATTGGATATCTTCTTTCTAAAGGTGAAAAAGCAAATTCTCTCATCAACTGGAAGAAAAATGCCATCACTGGAGTTCTTATTCTTACCGGAGGAACAGGTCTTGTAGCCTGGGGGGAACAGTATGTAACAGCTTCTGAAGCTGCAATATCTATAGCAACCGGACCTTTCTGGTTTATTGCTATCGACAGAAAAAATTGGAAATATTATTTTTCAGATAAGTTTATCCCGATAGGATTGGCGATTGGTTTTGTAGGATTGGTGTTCTTCTTAAAAGGAAGTGTGAATTCACATGCTGCACATGCTGCTACTGATGGCCATCTTCGTATTACTGCTTTTGTAGTATTGGGATTAAGCTCTATTGCGTGGGTTTTAGGATCTTTATATTCTAAGAAAAACCCAGCTTCGCAATCTACTTTTATGAATATTGCCCAACAGCTTATTGTGGCAGGAACAGCTGCTTTTCTTATTGCCTTATTCAGAGGGGAATGGACTGATTTTTCGGTCTCAAACGTACCAATATCAGCCTGGGCGGGTGTTCTGTTTTTGATCTTCTTTGGGTCGATAATCGCTTATTTGTCGTACATTTGGCTGTTGTCTGTGAAACCCGCTGCTTTGGTGAGCACCCATACCTACATTAACCCTATTGTTACGGTTATTGCTGGATGGATTGTGGCCCATCAGAGTATCAATGGAGGCCAGTTATATGGTTTGGCAATCATATTGCTGGGAGTACTGCTGACCAATGTTACCAAGTACTTTAAGCTTTCAAAACGGTCAAAAGTCAAACTCAGAAGAGTGAGAAGATTTTTTAACAGGGCAAACAAAAGATATCAGCCTATTTAA
- a CDS encoding methionine ABC transporter ATP-binding protein, producing MIEIRNISKTFHQKKQAFKALDQVSLNIDKGDIVGIIGFSGAGKSTLIRTVNLLERPDEGQIIINGKDFTQLSSKQLAEERKKIGMIFQHFNLLSSRTVFDNVALPLELDHNSKDQINKKVNELLKIVGLEDKANDYPKSLSGGQKQRVAIARALANDPYLLLCDEATSALDPVTTQSILQLLRDINQRLGITILLITHEMEVIKSVCNHVAVIDKGKLLAKGTLSEIISNRENPVIQQFINSDVMTLPQELNIRLQKEPQDGLFPLVEIELNENISVEQILSALYNEHKIPYKLLKADVEYFGNSNFGKLLLQLQGEAEENQKAIYYFNQNKIQNTVKGYA from the coding sequence ATGATAGAAATCAGAAACATATCAAAAACATTCCATCAGAAAAAACAGGCTTTTAAAGCACTGGATCAGGTGAGTCTCAATATAGATAAAGGAGATATTGTGGGAATCATAGGATTCTCCGGAGCAGGAAAAAGCACCCTGATCCGTACTGTTAATCTGTTGGAAAGACCGGATGAAGGACAAATAATTATTAATGGGAAAGATTTTACTCAATTAAGTTCAAAACAACTTGCTGAGGAACGTAAAAAAATAGGAATGATCTTCCAGCATTTTAATCTCCTTTCTTCAAGAACTGTTTTTGATAATGTGGCACTTCCACTGGAACTGGATCATAACAGTAAAGATCAGATCAATAAAAAGGTCAATGAATTACTTAAAATTGTAGGTCTTGAAGATAAAGCCAATGATTATCCCAAGAGTCTGTCGGGGGGGCAAAAACAAAGAGTAGCCATTGCAAGAGCCCTAGCCAATGACCCTTATCTTCTGCTTTGTGATGAAGCTACCAGTGCGCTGGATCCGGTAACTACTCAATCTATTTTACAGCTGTTAAGGGATATTAACCAGAGATTAGGGATTACCATCCTTCTGATTACCCATGAAATGGAAGTTATCAAATCTGTTTGTAATCACGTTGCCGTAATCGACAAAGGAAAATTATTAGCCAAAGGAACTCTAAGTGAGATTATTTCAAACCGGGAAAATCCGGTGATCCAACAATTTATTAATTCAGATGTCATGACCCTGCCACAGGAACTCAATATCAGACTACAGAAAGAGCCACAGGATGGTTTGTTTCCACTGGTCGAAATAGAACTTAACGAAAATATCAGCGTTGAACAAATTCTTTCAGCGTTATATAATGAACATAAAATCCCATACAAACTTTTGAAAGCAGATGTAGAATATTTTGGGAATTCTAATTTTGGTAAACTACTTTTGCAACTTCAAGGAGAAGCTGAGGAAAACCAAAAAGCCATCTATTATTTTAATCAGAATAAAATTCAAAATACAGTAAAAGGATATGCTTAG
- the metI gene encoding methionine ABC transporter permease MetI, translating into MLSDAVLALLAKGTWETVYMTFVSGFFGFVLGLPVGIFLFLTRKGQLLENIAYHRALSIIVNIFRAIPFIILIVWMIPFTRVLAGTSIGVNAALVPLSVGAAPFIARLVENSLIEVPQGLIETARALGASPFQIIKKVLLPEALPSLINNATITLITLVGYSAMGGAVGAGGLGQVGYQYGYIGYDIVIMNTVLILLVLLVFIIQFMGDRLSKRFDHR; encoded by the coding sequence ATGCTTAGTGATGCGGTACTTGCCCTTTTGGCAAAAGGAACCTGGGAAACGGTTTATATGACATTTGTGTCCGGATTTTTTGGATTTGTGCTAGGACTTCCGGTTGGGATTTTTCTATTCTTAACAAGAAAAGGACAACTGTTGGAAAATATTGCCTACCACAGGGCATTATCCATTATCGTGAATATTTTCCGTGCCATCCCTTTCATTATTTTAATTGTATGGATGATTCCTTTTACAAGGGTTTTAGCGGGAACATCTATTGGAGTTAATGCCGCATTGGTTCCATTAAGTGTTGGAGCCGCTCCATTCATTGCCAGATTGGTGGAAAACAGTCTTATTGAAGTACCTCAAGGATTAATTGAGACGGCAAGAGCACTGGGAGCCTCACCATTTCAGATTATCAAAAAGGTTTTACTTCCTGAAGCACTGCCTTCATTAATTAATAATGCTACTATTACTTTAATCACATTAGTAGGATACTCTGCTATGGGTGGTGCTGTAGGTGCAGGTGGATTAGGCCAGGTTGGATATCAATATGGATATATCGGTTATGATATTGTTATCATGAACACTGTTCTCATCTTGCTTGTTCTTTTGGTATTTATCATTCAGTTTATGGGAGATAGACTGTCTAAAAGGTTTGATCACAGGTAA
- the metQ gene encoding methionine ABC transporter substrate-binding lipoprotein MetQ yields MKKIKILGLIVAGVLLFSACSGRKDDPNFIRVGITYGPEQEVAEVAKKVAKEKYNLEVELIPFNDYVVPNEALVNGDIDANAFQHAPYLTEQSKQRGYNLAIVGNTFVYPIVAYSKKIKNLSELQNGSTIVIPNDPTNGGRSLLLLQKNGLLKLKAGVGLLPKVTDITENPKQLNIMEIEGAQIPRVLDDRDVVVGIINNNFAAQAGLDSEKQGIFKEDKDSPYVNLVVARQDNKNTQKVKNFVKAYQSDEVEKKALEVFKGGAVKGW; encoded by the coding sequence ATGAAAAAAATAAAGATTTTAGGTTTAATAGTTGCTGGTGTACTGCTTTTCAGTGCCTGTTCGGGAAGAAAGGACGATCCGAATTTTATCAGGGTCGGAATTACTTACGGGCCTGAACAAGAGGTGGCTGAAGTAGCAAAAAAAGTAGCAAAGGAAAAGTATAATCTTGAAGTGGAACTGATTCCTTTCAATGACTATGTAGTTCCCAATGAAGCTTTGGTAAATGGTGACATTGATGCCAACGCTTTCCAGCACGCTCCTTATTTAACCGAACAATCAAAACAACGGGGATACAATCTTGCTATTGTAGGAAATACCTTTGTATATCCTATTGTAGCATATTCTAAAAAGATTAAAAACCTTAGTGAACTGCAAAACGGAAGCACCATTGTTATTCCTAATGACCCTACCAATGGCGGACGTTCCCTGCTCTTATTACAGAAAAACGGTTTACTGAAACTAAAAGCTGGTGTCGGCCTCCTTCCAAAAGTGACTGATATTACAGAAAATCCAAAACAATTGAATATTATGGAAATTGAGGGAGCACAAATCCCAAGAGTTTTGGATGACAGAGATGTTGTGGTAGGAATCATCAATAATAATTTTGCGGCACAAGCCGGCCTGGATTCTGAAAAGCAAGGAATATTCAAAGAAGACAAAGACTCTCCTTATGTTAACCTTGTAGTAGCAAGACAAGATAATAAGAATACCCAGAAGGTTAAAAACTTTGTAAAGGCGTATCAATCCGACGAAGTGGAAAAGAAAGCTCTTGAAGTGTTTAAAGGAGGAGCCGTTAAAGGGTGGTAA
- a CDS encoding glycoside hydrolase family 3 C-terminal domain-containing protein, with protein sequence MLKKTAIVSLFTFISVSYMAQNTTPIYLDESKPVEERIKDALSKMTLEEKVAMLHAQSKFSSPGVPRLGIPEFWTTDGPHGVRPEVMWDEWDQAGWTNDSIIAYPALTALSATWNKKMSWNYGKALGEEARYRKKDILLGPGVNIYRTPLNGRNFEYMGEDPYLTSKMVVPYIKGVQSNGVATSVKHFALNNQEMFRHTSNVNVDDRTLYEIYLPPFKAAVTEGDSWTIMGAYDMYKGQYASQNQYLLNDILKKEWNYKGVVVSDWGAVNNTEQAIHNGLDLEFGSWTNGLSAGTKNAYDNYYLAKPYLDLIKAGKVGTKELDDKVTRLLRLAYKTTMNRNKPFGNVASEEHKAVAKEIGEEGIVLLKNQGNILPIDLNKAKKIAVIGENAIKIMTVGGGSSSLKVKYETLPLDGIKSRFGKQSDVQYARGYVGDIGGEYNGVKSGQDLKDTRSESELLNEAVELAKKSDYVIFVGGLNKADFQDSEGNDRKSYGLPYNQDNVISALAKANKNLAVVLVSGNAVAMPWIKEVPTVLQSWYLGSEAGNSIASILAGDANPSGKLPFTFPVKLEDNSAHQLGEYPGQKDELAAGKGKDQKNPINITYNEGIFVGYRWHDTKKIKPLFSFGHGLSYTTFELGKAKADKTSLSQNDTITFTVAVKNTGKKAGAEVVQLYISDLKSSVPRPTKELKGFEKIYLNPGEQKEVAFTIDKSALSFFDAQKHDWVAEPGDFEALIGNSSDAIKTKIKFTLK encoded by the coding sequence ATGTTAAAGAAAACCGCCATTGTAAGTTTATTCACTTTTATTTCTGTTTCTTATATGGCCCAGAACACTACTCCCATTTATTTAGATGAATCAAAACCTGTAGAAGAACGTATCAAGGATGCTCTTTCCAAAATGACCCTGGAAGAAAAAGTGGCTATGCTTCATGCACAGTCTAAGTTCAGCTCTCCTGGTGTTCCAAGATTAGGAATTCCGGAATTCTGGACTACTGATGGCCCTCACGGTGTACGGCCTGAAGTAATGTGGGATGAATGGGATCAGGCTGGATGGACTAACGACTCTATTATCGCCTACCCTGCTTTAACTGCTCTATCAGCTACATGGAATAAAAAAATGTCATGGAACTATGGTAAAGCATTGGGAGAAGAAGCCCGCTACAGAAAAAAAGATATTCTTTTAGGGCCTGGAGTAAACATCTACAGAACTCCATTGAATGGAAGAAATTTTGAATATATGGGCGAAGACCCTTATCTGACCTCAAAAATGGTAGTTCCCTACATCAAAGGAGTACAATCTAATGGTGTAGCTACTTCTGTAAAACATTTTGCCCTGAATAATCAGGAAATGTTCCGACACACCAGCAATGTGAATGTAGATGACAGAACATTATATGAAATTTATCTGCCTCCTTTCAAAGCCGCGGTCACAGAAGGAGATTCCTGGACAATCATGGGAGCTTATGATATGTATAAAGGACAATATGCCAGCCAGAATCAATATCTTTTGAATGATATCCTAAAAAAAGAATGGAATTATAAAGGGGTTGTGGTTTCCGATTGGGGTGCAGTAAACAATACCGAACAGGCTATTCACAACGGATTGGATCTTGAATTCGGCTCATGGACCAATGGTCTTTCTGCCGGAACTAAAAATGCTTATGACAACTATTATCTGGCAAAACCTTATCTTGACCTGATTAAAGCAGGAAAAGTAGGAACTAAAGAACTGGACGACAAGGTAACCAGGCTTCTCCGCCTTGCCTATAAAACTACAATGAACCGAAATAAACCTTTCGGAAATGTTGCGTCTGAAGAACATAAAGCAGTGGCTAAAGAAATTGGTGAAGAAGGAATTGTTCTCTTAAAAAATCAGGGAAATATTCTTCCAATAGATCTTAATAAAGCTAAAAAAATTGCCGTTATTGGTGAAAATGCTATCAAAATTATGACTGTTGGCGGTGGTTCTTCATCCTTAAAAGTAAAATACGAAACCCTTCCTTTAGACGGAATAAAATCCAGGTTTGGTAAACAATCTGATGTACAGTATGCCAGGGGATATGTAGGAGACATTGGTGGAGAATATAATGGGGTAAAATCCGGACAGGATCTAAAAGATACCCGTTCTGAATCAGAATTATTAAACGAAGCTGTTGAGCTGGCTAAGAAATCCGACTATGTAATTTTTGTTGGTGGATTGAATAAAGCAGACTTCCAGGACAGCGAAGGAAATGACAGAAAAAGCTACGGATTACCATACAACCAAGATAATGTAATCAGTGCATTAGCTAAGGCTAACAAAAACCTGGCTGTAGTTTTGGTTTCCGGAAATGCCGTTGCTATGCCATGGATCAAAGAAGTTCCAACTGTTTTACAGAGCTGGTACCTTGGTTCTGAAGCTGGAAATTCTATCGCTTCTATTTTAGCTGGGGATGCCAATCCATCAGGAAAGCTTCCATTTACTTTCCCTGTAAAACTTGAAGACAATTCGGCACATCAGCTTGGGGAATATCCTGGCCAGAAAGATGAGCTGGCTGCAGGAAAAGGAAAAGATCAGAAAAACCCGATCAATATTACTTATAATGAAGGGATATTTGTAGGATACCGTTGGCACGATACCAAAAAAATCAAACCTCTATTCAGCTTCGGACATGGATTAAGCTATACGACTTTTGAATTGGGAAAAGCAAAAGCAGACAAAACAAGCTTATCACAAAATGATACCATTACTTTTACAGTAGCGGTTAAAAATACAGGAAAAAAAGCGGGAGCTGAAGTTGTTCAGCTTTATATCAGTGATTTAAAATCATCTGTTCCACGTCCTACCAAAGAATTGAAAGGCTTTGAAAAAATATATTTAAATCCTGGTGAACAAAAAGAAGTGGCTTTTACCATTGATAAGTCTGCCTTAAGCTTCTTTGATGCTCAGAAACACGACTGGGTAGCAGAACCGGGAGATTTTGAAGCTCTGATAGGGAACTCTTCGGATGCTATTAAAACTAAAATAAAGTTTACGTTAAAATAG